TTCTGATCATGTGTGTTTAAAGTTCCCAATGGCATTTACTTGCATGTCTGCTGTCTCTCTAAACTTGAAAAACGTTTTACTTTGATTTTATCAAACACCTTCCCCATTGATTTTCTGCTTTTGCCTGATCCATATTCTCTCCCAATAATTATCAGACTTTGGCTCTTGATTATGTATAACAGTTCTTGGGAACTGTGATTGTAGAGTTACTTTTCCTTCACTAATGTTTCTAAACTATATTTATTTAGCCTTGTCCTCCATTACTGGTAGCCTTTCCACACAGCATTTACTCATCTACCTTTGAACAATCTATCCAGACCCTCCACAAAATAGTCAGATGTACCTTATCCCTTTATGATCTGAAGACAGAGCCCCAATCGCTGGCTCTGTAGCTTCACAATCTGTAATCATGGAAACTTTAGCCAGTCCAATGATACATTTTACAGTTTTCCTCCTAAGAGTCTTTCCAGAGCTCTCTTCACATCTTTATTCCGTAGACTATAAATGAAGGGGTTCAGCATGGGGGTGACCACAGTATACATCACAGAGGCTCTTGCAGCAGAATGTGAGCTTTGGACCACAGCAGAACTGACATACACTCCAAGACCTGTACTATAAAACAAGGAGACTGTGGAAAGATGAGAGGCACAAGAAGAAAATGCCTTGTACTTCCCTTGAACTGAGGAGATAGAACGTATGGAGGACACTATCTTGAAATAAGAGTAAAGAATACCACTGAGGGAAACAGCTGCCAATACAACAGGTACAAGATGCATTATGAGGTGGCTTGAGAAGTTGTCTGAACATGTGAGTTGAGACAGCTGATTAAGCTCACAGAAGAAGTGTGGGATTTTCACATCTTTGCAGAAGGTCAACTGTAGCACAACTGAGCTCTGTAAGAAGGCATGTAGGACGCTAACAATCCAGGACAGCAGGACCAGCAGTATACAAAGCCGTTGGTTTACAATGACTGTGTAATACAGTGGTTGGCAGATAGCCACATATCGGTCGTAGGCCATCACAGCCAGGAGAAAGTTGTCCAGTTCTCCAAAAACCAAGAAGACACACATCTGGCTAATGCAGTCTGCATAGGTGATgctcttgctctgtgtgtgtatgtttaccaGCATCTTTGGGACGGTGGTGGAGGTGAAACAGATGTCCACAAAGGACAGGttactgaggaagaagtacatgggtgtgtgcaggggAGACTGTGTGATGAAGGCCATGATGATGAGCAGGTTTCCAAGCACTGTTACCAGGTACATAGACAGGAACAGTGCAAAAATGAGGAATTGAAGGTGAGGGTTTTCTGaaaatccaagaagaaaaaaacttgAAATTCTTCTTGTGCTGTTCCCTGATTCCATCAGTCACATGAGTCTATGAGACAAAATAAAGGCAAGCTAACACAACTCTTCTTCTCACATTACTGATAGAGATGACATGCTACATTTTGTGTTTCTGAATTGTTTCCATGGAATTGTTCCTCTTAATGAGTCCCTCATGCTAATCGTGATATTCCTTTCACTCTCTGAACCTTTCCTTTTAAAGTCATCTATTCTACAATCTTAATGAGCAATTATTGTGAATGTATAATATTACTGCTGAATGTGGTTCAGGCAGTGTTTAGAGAATTTATAGATGttga
The sequence above is drawn from the Apodemus sylvaticus chromosome 20, mApoSyl1.1, whole genome shotgun sequence genome and encodes:
- the LOC127670903 gene encoding olfactory receptor 8, which encodes MESGNSTRRISSFFLLGFSENPHLQFLIFALFLSMYLVTVLGNLLIIMAFITQSPLHTPMYFFLSNLSFVDICFTSTTVPKMLVNIHTQSKSITYADCISQMCVFLVFGELDNFLLAVMAYDRYVAICQPLYYTVIVNQRLCILLVLLSWIVSVLHAFLQSSVVLQLTFCKDVKIPHFFCELNQLSQLTCSDNFSSHLIMHLVPVVLAAVSLSGILYSYFKIVSSIRSISSVQGKYKAFSSCASHLSTVSLFYSTGLGVYVSSAVVQSSHSAARASVMYTVVTPMLNPFIYSLRNKDVKRALERLLGGKL